DNA from Zerene cesonia ecotype Mississippi chromosome 29, Zerene_cesonia_1.1, whole genome shotgun sequence:
CCGCGTATATATATCGTCGTCGCATCCCAGAGCCTTCATTTCACCCTCGTCACTGTAACTGAAAGCATCTCATAATGAGAGTTCTATGTGTTATTGTTCTAATTGGGGCGGCGTGCGCTGCGCCTGGAGGCAGCAGTGATGATGGGCGGATCGAGTTATTTAAAGGTGTTGCTATTGAAAAGTGAGTAGatgactatttatattatatattatatattatatatatttatattcgctTATGCTGTTTGAtcgttcgcctgatggtaagcgatcaccaccgcccacgaaCATTCGCAGTGATAGTGCCTCTGTACATGCTTTTAAGgagataagaaaaggattaatGATTAGAAAGTAGGATTGTACTAGTAAGGGTGGAGAAAAAATCCGGCCTTTCCCCACATAGTCCACATGGGTTTTCCTGGATAAATACTACCATATTATGTCCCTTCTCGTGTATCCAACAaactctgtaccaaatttcacgcaaatcggttcagtggtttaggtgtacagaagagacagacagagttactttcgcatttgtaatctatactaatattataaagctgaagagtttgtttgtttgtttgaacgcactaatctcaggaactacttgtccgatttaaaaattatttcaatgttagatagcccattcatTGAggaatgtaccacgggcgcaGTTAGGGCTGACcgctagtatttaaaataagtaggaATTAAGAAATGAAGTATTGAAGGATCAGACATGGGGAGACCATGCTCGCTAGTAAGGTCGGGataaatattgattgaataaaaaaaatgtattttatttggctTTAAAGCGAAAGAAGACAGGACAAGCAGTtagataataaagtatattattctGACTTAAAACTTTAGCTGTTGTAGTTTACCTGTACGAAGGGTTAGTTGTTACAGCTTTAAATGGACTAATACTTATCAAATTGTACTTtagaatattacaaaaatatctgTATGGAAAGACATTGTATTCATGCTACTTTACCTTACATCCCCATTTCTCAATATCACCttcaacaaattacaaaacatcGAAAAGAAAAATCTCAAATTACGagcagaaataataaaaacaaatgttaattatttttcacagcATGCACGAgataaaaagattataaattttgaaaacttttaatcACAGAAACCGAAGTggtcaatattattattaaggtaTCGACTAacaatctataattatttactttaaattaaatttatttttattagtataaatattatatattatgataacgAAGGAAACGGTTGGAAGATATCCCAGAAGCaagaataaaacacataatcgGGTTTTCTCCTTTTGTATTCGAATTCATAGTTGCGGAACAAAACATTTTGATCTCATTTTGAACAAACACTAgtgaaagttataaatatgtttcaattaaattaatgtacctTAAAGTGTTTGTCCATTGTTAAGCCTTCAAACTGTTTGCTTTCTTCCTTCATCTAAGagcattttatttgattacaataaaaattaaggaaattaaatttataaagtgttATTTCATGTTGTGCTTTtggaacatttattaaacatcgtttttcttatttatgtgCTGTAATAATTGAGAGAaccttaattataatatatgatatatcataCAATATGATTAccatcaattaaaataatacataaagcgcagttttaaaagtaaagaaatgatttaggaatattaaaatgaatataaatagaattttaatgtacatttttctcggtaagttaataaattagataGCTAATCTCATtgtgttttttcattttttcagAGACGCGTTAGGTTCGGAAAAGTTGAATGTCAAATTTGAACCAGGAGAGCTGAGAGAGGCTGCCAGAACTTTTGAAGAAGGTAAGTGCATAATGtgataatatatacctaatttCAACTAGTTTATCTCCAATTCTATCTTCTCTTTTCTAACCATTTGCTGTTCAGACAGTATGTCAATATGATAATAGTTGGTACAGTGAAACCTGGTTAAGTGAGACATCCAAGGGACCTGCAATGTCGTTTCACTTATAGAGGTATTCCACTTACCCAGTGTCTCAGATATACAGGTATAAATCAATATCTGTCTCATTTACAGAGGTAATTGAAGCTCAAAATTTGTACTTACGTACTTGAAATTACGTGTGGAATTTGTGGGTAGAATAAGAAtgagtaaacaaacaatattatctcAGTTACAGAggtttatgcatataaaatttactcgcTGTCTCAGTTATAGAGGTAACTATGATGATAAATCGAAAGAACAAATCCCAGATATAGAGGTTTACCTCGTCCCACTAACAGAGGTAATTCAGTGCCAAAGTGTTGGGACCTCAGCATGAGTTCCAGTTATGGAGGTTTCTCACTTATCCAGGTCCCACTTAACCAAGTTTCACTGTAGTAATAtttggtaaattttaaataaaattcaataaaataatgtaaaatgctGAAAATTGCGCCAGCTGATAAATTCTGGTCCCAGGTTTTTCGAAATAGGCTGactatagaataattattctttaaattttccttaaataataaaaatttaaatataaaaattaaccaaTACTATTCAGAAGAAAGTcaaagagtttattttatagttgtaataaatatctgttttaatatgttatatttattaaaagttgaCAACCCTATAAACATGATATTATGTATCTTCCTTCTACGTTGTGAATTGTGATACTTCAGATTGCATGtaaaatgtcattttattgtactttatCATTTAAACATGCGTGCTGAGTATTGGAAAGTCACATGAAGACAAatagatgaataaataagcaaaGTTGGATACTTCTCTTGCATGCGATGTCATAATGCAGTTACTGAATTAAACATGGTATATGTTTAAACGTGATCACTATGATGGCTATAGTAAATAGGGTTGGCTGAAATATACTACAATATACAGATAGCGATTATATTCTATGCCTAAATtaaccattttttaattttattaaatgaagttAGCTTTTTtactaacatatttaataaaatgctatGTTATTCCTTTCTATATTACGTTATCTTCTAACGAAGTTTAGCATGATTTAGTATAGtctataaatacgaaaaaacGAAGCATTTAATGTTTAACCCAATTTTAGCACTACAGATTGaccaacataataaaaatcaagtgTGTGGATATTCTGAATATTCAATAccattcattcaattaaataatattacgtaatCTTCTACAGAAGATACAATGTGCATTCTAAATTAAAAGGCAATAAAAACTCCGTCTTTATAAAACTCAAGTGCATCAGCCCTAACCGCGGATGGAAGAAAGTATGTGTCAATGAACTATTACATGAGAGCACGCAACGCTTGGTCAAGGTCGATGCAACTCGTGCGCAGGTCCCGTTTGTATCACGTGTTGCTAGAGCAATATGAACTTTGCTGTTTCTGTCTTATAGGTTTATATTGCTCATTCGATAAGGATGTTGGCACATGATTAGtcgtgtattattatttgatttacaattataatgtaacgAATATTTTTCTAGATTGAGCTTTAAGACTTCTTCATACAAGTTTAGGTTTAGTATTTAAACAAAAGGGGATCGATTTTATGTAGAAGAAAcacgttttttaattaaaattgaattgatgGGCTTGAAGTCATTGACTTCGCTTTCGGAAGCTTATTAGGAACTTTTAAATACTAGAACTTatgattaaataactttttttttctcttttatgtCTAATTAAGGGTTTGCCATGATATTCGCTGTGGTATATTTACaaccgtggtacatatgtggtgaaaaaatttttgaccTTGGTCTAGAAATTCCAGAGATTATCgcgtttaaacaaagaaactcttcagcttcatattaTAAGTTAGAAGTATTGATTATCACATAGTCCTTGTAATAGTCAGgacaaattttaacaatttctttattagattttttctgCAAAAGAGTAAAgtacttataaatatgttttcttgATTGTTTCATATATCATATACTCGTGTTATTCTATAACTTCAAGCCCTTAACCGAACACATACAATGTTACCTTACCGtgatatcactacatagtagaAAACAAactcgctttctctgtccctatgtatgcttaaatctttaaaactgcgcaacggattttaatgcggttttttttaatggatagagtgattcaagaggaaggtttacatGTACAATAAACTACTTCGAATATAACGCgtaagccgcgggcaaaagctagtagaCAATATGAAAGAATACTCCACAAACCCTTCTTTCCAACACAGTAAGATACGAAAGTATACTTCACTCTTAGCCGTAATAGCTTTACCTTAAAGTATGTATCAGTATAAACTAAATACACCTCGTCTTTCCAGCTCGTGGTAAGATAAAGAAGTATACGCCACTCCTTGCGGGAATAGGAGTGAAAGTTATCGCAGTTGTCGGCTTACTGTTCGGCGCTCTGACTCTCCTGGTTACCAAGGCGCTGGTGGTCGGCAAGCTTGCTTTGATGGCAGCCGCTGCTCTGGGCTTACATAAGATATTCTCTGAAGGCGGCTTGAATAGTATTAGTGGAAAGGTAGGTTTTTTTACTACCGTTATTTGGAGTAAGATCTGTGTCAGTGAATTTGTTTGGCTGTAGTCTATGAGATACAATGCCACCTGACGATCTCTCTGAATCATCACCGTCGCTTTTTAGTGTTACCTTTAAAAATGTACCTTCACAGGTAGTAAGGTTTTTACTAACTTTTTAGTCTGAAAATCTGTACATCTTTCGGaggtccatatccttttccttcctttcccagtcctttcctttattcctctcaccaatcctttcttaatccattcccaaaaagtcggcaatccatttgtagaggcttaaggtctgtaatggaccttatgcctctacaaatgttcatgggcggtggtagcgcttaccatcaggcgacccaccagctccattgccgactgtgacaaaaaaaaaaaaaaatcttttttagtgtctttgtcattttatttgtcCGGGCTGATTTCTGGAACGGCTGCACTGACTACATTGGGATGTCCAATAGGGACACTATTCAATAGGCTACCATAGAACTTGTAATTCTCAAGCGCGGGaaaattacgttttttataaaaaaaaaatgaggtCATGAGCAGATTTATGTGGGAATATCTAATGATGAAGTCGaactattataaaagtatttgagTTTAcaattatgtgtatatttttcagATTGCTAGCATCCAAAACGCACCCCAAGCCTGGTCCTCTCAGACTGCGCAGTCCAATGCCTACCCCTATGCCAGATCTGCGGATGCCGCCAACGACGCGAGTGACCTAGCTTATAGGTCACAAGTACCCTCATaatagcatttataatttatgcactaaaaatatttgttgccAGATAAAAGTATATTAGATTGAGAATTATGTTCTGTCAAATATGATTTACTATTTTGCGCCTAatgtataataagataatgttcattttattatttatttcgaatgTAATGGCTGCAAAAATGATGTACGAAATCGAATtgtgaaatgttaaaataatgaacgAAAGAAAAATGTCTGCCGACCAACGAATTGATttgattcaaattttattaatttatgtgtaaaCATAAGTACGcatatcgtttttttttttcaattacttaTCGCTTCCAAtgatcttttaaattaagaattgattataaattaataggaatacgtattaaatagtttattttcataaatatttaaaataaggcTGAATTCAATGGTGCATAAGATTTATCTAAGtcgataatattttcaaatgaaaacagATTTAGAGTTATCTATTAATTACAGagtttatttagattaaacaatttttattaatatataaatgtacaaacgAGAAAATTGGAGAAAACAGGGTCGGAAACATGTAATTAAATCTATCCTAtcatattctttataaatcatttcagaTGTTTTTACTTAGTGATCTTGTTTTTACGGGTATTGTCATTTTAGACCTCTTaacttatttgtaatttatttgtaaacgaAATAAGACTGTACTATTAGATATAAggataataaagaaatgataaagtaaattatacaatttcattttaccTGAACatcatgttatattaaaaattaaaaacttttttaaggattttaaacgcgattttaacccgacgtttcgatcACTTTACAGCGAGGGTGGTCACggataatatatgaataaaacgcgtttaaaatccgttaaaaaggttttatttgctaaatgtataatactcgcgtaaaatcaaacgagaaaatataatgttatttaaaaccttgatacatttaacattatcAATAAAAGATACGCAACTACACGCGTGGCGCCATCTGTTGTTAGCTTTACAGAAActgttaaatattacaataccattaaaaaattaagtatgttaatgttgtttttatgttcttaatgaaattaatttaattaattttcaatttaaataaaaaaaaaataaattaaaagtgagTTATGAAGATCACAAAACCTTTGGATAATGGGAATGATATTAATTCATGAATTTTTGGaacaattataatgttttgaaatgaaatgctttttttacGAATTCAAAcgttatttatcttatttaaaatggaattcaaataaatgtaaaaacatgGATTTGTATGTAATGATACACgagtttcataaaataaattcacaagCACAATTAGTAAACACTACATATACtatgctataataaataatatactatgcTAATACTGCACTTATGTTAATAAGGATTAAATAAACTTGCAACTCAAATAAAACCtcgaaaaaatataacatatttcataatatgaaacatttagtATTTCCATTCATACATTTACGACAAAATGTCGTAGAATTAGAGATCATGACCGCCATCTAGTGGATTTACTTGAAAactatagtttaatattttacatttgcgTAAAATTTCcggtatttttattcaacGTGTACACATATTTCTAATgcacacaaatataatttataagcctCTATCTATTTGCAGATATATCGTTCATAtagatatcaaaataataatatta
Protein-coding regions in this window:
- the LOC119837829 gene encoding uncharacterized protein LOC119837829 is translated as MRVLCVIVLIGAACAAPGGSSDDGRIELFKGVAIEKDALGSEKLNVKFEPGELREAARTFEEARGKIKKYTPLLAGIGVKVIAVVGLLFGALTLLVTKALVVGKLALMAAAALGLHKIFSEGGLNSISGKIASIQNAPQAWSSQTAQSNAYPYARSADAANDASDLAYRSQVPS